Proteins encoded in a region of the Candidatus Hydrogenedentota bacterium genome:
- a CDS encoding NUDIX hydrolase gives MPGRRRGQKRRPQIRVAAVIIRKGEILLARHERNGKRYWVLPGGGVEYGESLEEALAREILEETHFKIRVGRLLFLFDSIRYDGRRHVVNICFRARITGGRLKVGREGRLVDVRFVPLKRLSRIRVCPDLSREILRQLRKASPAYLGCASGNDNILPRTPD, from the coding sequence ATGCCCGGGCGCCGGCGCGGACAGAAACGCCGTCCACAGATCCGCGTGGCCGCGGTCATCATTCGCAAGGGAGAAATCCTCCTGGCCCGGCACGAACGCAACGGCAAGCGGTATTGGGTTTTGCCCGGCGGCGGTGTCGAATACGGCGAGTCGCTTGAAGAGGCGCTTGCGCGCGAAATACTCGAAGAGACCCATTTCAAAATTCGCGTCGGCCGGCTGCTGTTCTTGTTCGATTCGATTCGCTATGACGGGCGCCGCCATGTCGTCAATATCTGTTTCAGGGCGCGCATTACCGGGGGCCGGTTGAAGGTTGGACGGGAAGGCCGGCTGGTGGACGTCCGGTTCGTTCCCCTGAAGCGGCTTTCCCGCATCAGGGTCTGCCCGGATCTTTCCCGCGAAATACTTCGCCAGTTGCGCAAGGCCAGCCCCGCCTATCTGGGCTGCGCCTCCGGCAACGACAACATATTGCCGCGGACTCCTGACTGA
- the flgN gene encoding flagellar export chaperone FlgN: MSAAYETLCASIEEEIRRQERVLAATRAQGAAARDRDMKTLEAQTAALLELARETAEAEAERKRLMRDLPGTGAREGATLGEIIAHAPEPFAARLRALQTRLKATLNDAREETRANAVLMRLALRVVGGALSAMEPHRLAWAAGYAANGHEPAAPATVQPALMDRKG, from the coding sequence ATGAGCGCGGCCTACGAGACCCTTTGTGCTTCGATCGAAGAGGAAATCAGGCGGCAGGAACGCGTCCTCGCCGCGACGCGGGCGCAGGGCGCGGCCGCCCGCGACCGGGACATGAAAACGCTCGAGGCGCAAACGGCGGCCCTGTTGGAACTGGCGCGGGAAACCGCGGAAGCGGAGGCGGAGCGAAAACGCTTGATGCGCGACCTCCCGGGGACGGGCGCCCGCGAAGGCGCAACGCTGGGCGAAATCATCGCCCACGCACCCGAACCGTTCGCCGCGCGCCTGCGCGCATTGCAAACACGCCTCAAGGCGACGCTGAACGATGCGCGGGAAGAGACGCGCGCGAACGCCGTTCTCATGCGTCTTGCGCTGAGGGTGGTCGGCGGGGCGTTGTCGGCCATGGAACCCCATCGCTTGGCATGGGCCGCCGGCTACGCCGCAAACGGACATGAACCGGCCGCGCCGGCCACTGTGCAGCCGGCCCTGATGGATCGGAAAGGGTAA
- a CDS encoding L-fucose/L-arabinose isomerase family protein: MAKGTFGLIVGNRGFFPDELAREGHAVLTGLLDRLGYDCVVLSDSDTKYGSVETWEDAKKCAALFKANRDAIDGVIVTLPNFGDERGVADTLKLADLDVPVLVHAWDDSAARMSIKHRRDSFCGKMSACNNLVQYGIPFSLTALHTMDPKTPAFEREIEWFAGVCRVVKGITRCRIGALGARPAAFSTVRYSEKLLQESGITVETLDLSEAFGRAEAISDNSGDLKARIKQIAEYVPTKGIPAEAVVKMAKLAIVLDRWMADAELDITAVQCWTAMEEYFGVVPCAIMSMLSESLKSSACEVDVCGAIGMHALALASQSPSALLDWNNNYGTDPNKCVCFHCSNLPRSFFAESRMDYQEIIAGTVGKEKTYGTVVGRIKPGPMTFARVTTFDSEGVIGAYVGEGRFTKDKLETFGGYGVAEIPELQTLLQYICENGFEHHVAVNRSECARAVHEAFDNYLGWEVYWHQG, translated from the coding sequence ATGGCGAAGGGCACGTTTGGGCTTATTGTGGGAAATCGCGGCTTTTTCCCGGATGAATTGGCGCGGGAAGGACATGCGGTGTTGACGGGACTCTTGGACAGGCTCGGATACGACTGCGTCGTCTTGTCGGATTCGGACACGAAGTACGGTTCCGTGGAAACATGGGAGGACGCCAAGAAGTGCGCGGCGTTGTTCAAGGCGAACCGCGACGCGATCGACGGGGTCATCGTGACGCTGCCCAATTTCGGGGACGAGCGCGGCGTGGCCGACACGCTCAAACTGGCGGATCTCGATGTTCCGGTGCTGGTGCATGCCTGGGACGATTCGGCGGCCCGGATGTCCATCAAGCACCGGCGCGACTCGTTCTGCGGCAAGATGAGCGCGTGCAACAACCTTGTCCAGTACGGCATCCCGTTCAGCCTGACGGCGTTGCACACCATGGACCCGAAGACGCCGGCCTTCGAGCGCGAAATCGAATGGTTCGCGGGCGTGTGCCGGGTGGTCAAGGGAATCACCCGGTGCCGAATCGGCGCCCTGGGCGCGCGCCCGGCCGCGTTCAGCACCGTCCGCTACAGCGAAAAACTGTTGCAGGAATCGGGCATCACGGTCGAGACGCTCGATCTCTCGGAGGCATTCGGGCGTGCGGAGGCGATCTCGGACAATTCGGGGGATCTCAAGGCGCGAATCAAACAGATTGCAGAATACGTTCCAACGAAAGGCATTCCCGCCGAGGCCGTCGTGAAAATGGCCAAACTGGCCATCGTGCTGGATCGCTGGATGGCCGACGCGGAACTCGACATTACGGCCGTGCAATGCTGGACGGCGATGGAGGAATACTTCGGCGTCGTGCCGTGCGCGATCATGAGCATGCTGAGCGAGTCGCTGAAATCCTCTGCGTGCGAGGTGGACGTGTGCGGCGCGATCGGCATGCACGCGCTGGCGCTGGCCTCGCAATCGCCGAGCGCGCTGCTCGACTGGAACAACAACTACGGAACCGATCCGAACAAATGCGTCTGTTTCCATTGCTCGAATCTGCCCAGGAGTTTTTTTGCAGAATCCCGGATGGACTACCAGGAGATTATCGCGGGGACCGTCGGCAAAGAGAAGACCTACGGGACGGTCGTGGGCCGCATCAAACCCGGGCCGATGACCTTTGCGCGGGTAACCACCTTCGATTCGGAAGGCGTAATCGGCGCCTATGTCGGCGAGGGCCGATTCACGAAGGACAAACTCGAAACCTTCGGCGGATACGGCGTCGCGGAAATACCGGAATTGCAGACGCTGCTCCAGTATATTTGCGAAAATGGTTTCGAACACCATGTCGCGGTAAACCGCAGCGAATGCGCGCGCGCCGTTCACGAGGCGTTCGACAATTACCTTGGATGGGAAGTCTACTGGCATCAGGGATAA
- the flgL gene encoding flagellar hook-associated protein FlgL: MRVTQQLMVNRVLGNLNKQTGKLLALQEQLATGLKVNTPSDDPLAARRAVNIRANIGAIEQYITNLSTAGPFLTESTNALQTVVDVLQRAQVLTVQGATGTNNQTQLDQIAIEIDQLLETAVAEANHQTNGRYLFGGTRTTSPPFAVTRDAENRITAVTYQGNDEAIRIAIGDSVDVAINETGSDAFQSAQDIFQMLIAIRDNLRAGDQASLQNQRLAELPTARGQLLISLARIGAVQNRIEQATANAENVVQQLRSALSDSIDADYAETVVNLNAQSNAYQAALNAAARVIQPSLLDFVR; encoded by the coding sequence ATGCGCGTAACCCAGCAACTCATGGTGAACCGCGTATTGGGCAATCTCAACAAGCAGACCGGAAAACTGCTGGCGTTGCAGGAACAACTCGCCACGGGCCTGAAGGTCAACACTCCGTCGGACGACCCGCTGGCGGCCCGCCGGGCCGTGAATATTCGCGCGAACATCGGCGCAATCGAACAGTACATCACCAACCTTTCGACCGCCGGCCCTTTCCTCACCGAATCCACAAACGCGCTGCAGACTGTCGTGGACGTCCTGCAACGGGCGCAGGTGTTGACCGTCCAGGGCGCCACCGGCACGAACAACCAGACGCAGTTGGACCAAATCGCCATCGAGATCGATCAACTCCTCGAAACCGCCGTGGCCGAGGCCAATCATCAAACCAACGGGCGTTATCTTTTCGGCGGCACCCGGACGACCTCCCCGCCCTTTGCCGTCACGCGCGACGCGGAAAACCGCATCACGGCCGTGACCTACCAAGGCAACGACGAGGCGATACGGATTGCCATCGGCGACAGCGTGGATGTGGCCATCAACGAAACCGGCAGCGACGCGTTTCAATCCGCGCAGGACATTTTCCAGATGCTCATCGCCATTCGCGACAACCTGCGCGCGGGCGATCAGGCGTCCCTGCAAAACCAGCGGCTGGCGGAATTGCCCACGGCGCGCGGACAACTGCTCATCTCGCTGGCACGGATCGGCGCCGTCCAGAACCGCATCGAACAGGCGACGGCAAACGCCGAAAACGTCGTGCAGCAACTGCGCAGCGCCCTGTCGGACAGCATTGACGCCGACTATGCCGAAACCGTCGTGAATCTCAACGCCCAGAGCAACGCCTACCAGGCGGCCCTCAACGCTGCGGCCCGCGTCATCCAGCCCAGCCTGCTCGATTTCGTGCGGTAG
- a CDS encoding Gfo/Idh/MocA family oxidoreductase: MIKLGVGIIGAGWVAGEHIRAFQSNPHTEVRAICSRNEARAKAKSLECGVRCELFTDHEKMLAMDGVDIVAVATPPNVHRIQAVAAAQAGKHLLLEKAMATTLEDARAIRDAVAQAGVKSVVSFVLRWNPLFDIIKTQLADDTIGRVFLGEIDYYHGIGPWYVQYAWNVKKDIGVSSLLSAGCHAIDALRWFMGGDIAEVFQYSTFGKGADFAQYEYDPTSCTMLKFTDGRIGKAASCIECIQPYVFNINLVGTHGTIRNNLIYSKKKFPGQTSWTEVPTILPDSGDVRHHPFTLEAAHLLDCILCNKESHVNVADAYKTHEACFAADLSGREGRPVALPLP, translated from the coding sequence ATGATCAAACTGGGCGTTGGAATCATTGGTGCGGGATGGGTGGCCGGCGAGCATATTCGCGCGTTTCAGTCGAATCCCCACACGGAAGTGCGGGCGATATGTTCCCGCAACGAGGCGCGAGCCAAGGCCAAGTCGCTTGAATGCGGCGTGCGCTGCGAACTGTTTACCGACCATGAGAAGATGCTGGCCATGGACGGCGTGGACATCGTCGCGGTGGCGACGCCGCCTAATGTTCATCGCATTCAGGCCGTCGCGGCGGCCCAGGCCGGCAAGCACCTCCTGCTCGAAAAGGCCATGGCAACCACGCTCGAAGACGCGCGCGCCATCCGCGACGCGGTCGCGCAGGCCGGCGTGAAATCCGTCGTGAGTTTCGTGCTCCGTTGGAATCCGCTGTTCGACATCATCAAGACCCAATTGGCCGACGACACGATCGGGCGCGTCTTTTTGGGCGAAATTGACTACTATCACGGCATCGGCCCGTGGTACGTGCAATACGCATGGAACGTGAAAAAGGACATCGGCGTCAGTTCGCTGCTGTCGGCCGGCTGCCATGCGATTGACGCATTGCGCTGGTTCATGGGCGGCGACATCGCCGAGGTGTTCCAATATTCGACATTCGGCAAGGGCGCCGATTTCGCGCAATACGAATACGACCCGACCAGCTGCACGATGCTCAAATTCACGGACGGACGCATCGGAAAGGCCGCCTCGTGCATCGAGTGCATCCAGCCCTATGTGTTCAACATCAACCTCGTCGGCACGCACGGCACGATCCGAAACAACCTCATTTACTCCAAAAAGAAATTTCCCGGCCAGACCAGTTGGACCGAGGTGCCGACGATCCTGCCCGACAGCGGCGACGTGCGCCATCATCCCTTCACGCTCGAAGCGGCGCACCTGCTCGACTGCATCCTCTGCAACAAGGAATCGCATGTGAATGTCGCGGACGCGTACAAGACCCACGAGGCCTGTTTCGCCGCGGATCTCTCCGGACGGGAAGGCCGCCCGGTCGCGCTGCCGCTGCCGTAA
- a CDS encoding TIM barrel protein has product MPNLSLCVEMVWAEDDIPARIRKAAAIGFKTCEFWGWWNKDLDAVERALKETGIRLGVFCVKTAFGASGPSLLEPRGAAPFVGAVRECIAVGNRLGCTRFIVTTGNELPGVPRDAQHAACVAALKAAAPVAEDAGVTLVLEPLNLLVDHAGYFLSTSAEGFQIVDEVGSPAVRLLFDIYHQQITEGHLSKSIFENIEKIGHFHVAGFPGRHEPTLGEINYGYLFRRMDEAGYRHFAGLEFTPSDPARTDAILRDVLAMAG; this is encoded by the coding sequence ATGCCAAATTTGTCGTTATGCGTCGAAATGGTCTGGGCCGAGGACGATATTCCCGCGCGGATTCGAAAAGCGGCCGCGATCGGTTTCAAGACGTGCGAGTTCTGGGGCTGGTGGAACAAGGATCTCGACGCGGTCGAGCGCGCTCTCAAGGAAACCGGCATCCGGCTGGGCGTCTTTTGCGTGAAGACCGCCTTTGGCGCATCGGGGCCTTCGTTGCTCGAACCGCGGGGCGCGGCGCCGTTTGTCGGGGCCGTCAGGGAGTGCATTGCCGTCGGGAACCGGCTGGGCTGCACGCGATTTATCGTGACGACCGGCAACGAATTGCCCGGCGTGCCGCGCGACGCGCAACATGCCGCATGCGTCGCGGCGCTGAAAGCCGCGGCGCCCGTCGCCGAGGACGCGGGCGTGACGCTGGTCCTCGAACCGCTGAACCTGCTGGTGGATCATGCGGGCTATTTTCTCTCGACGTCGGCGGAAGGTTTTCAGATTGTGGACGAAGTGGGCAGCCCCGCCGTCCGCTTGTTGTTCGACATCTATCATCAGCAGATCACCGAAGGGCATCTGTCGAAGAGCATTTTTGAAAACATCGAAAAAATCGGCCATTTTCATGTCGCGGGATTTCCGGGACGCCACGAGCCCACGCTGGGCGAAATCAACTACGGCTATCTTTTCCGGCGCATGGACGAGGCGGGGTACCGCCATTTCGCCGGGCTTGAATTCACGCCAAGCGATCCGGCCCGAACCGACGCCATCCTGCGGGACGTCCTTGCCATGGCCGGCTGA
- a CDS encoding PAS domain S-box protein has product MDRRGIVRTVSVGLLLAAYALFMAVAPLRGIAAHLPYLPIVLSGLWWGRRSLAIAGIAVGMMFVAEALGWIVLDAWSLPGYAGGYLFVAWGVGVARERVRAARAAERASEDKYRQLVEKSLAGVFVYRDDRILYANSRFKDIVGFTLDELAGRTFWDFIHADDLPAVRARVEQRKQGDASDLRYECRLNSRDGRVVWAEVVSSVMDYEGEAAVLVSVYDITERKENEEKQRELSKLARKQEEQLVHSTRLAEMGEMAAGVAHELNQPLTGIKNYARNATFMIEEGGANLDDIKENLRMIAGQVDRASKIINQMREMARRTERLFAPVDVNRTLRESVEFVMPQLKLSGVETVFDLAPDLPDVMGDRIRLEQVFLNLLTNARHAMEESPDRTLTIRTRHDPGARWPVVVEIADTGKGFAPDVAERLFTPFFTTKQTSHGTGLGLSISLGIVKDHQGMIEATGSEGKGAVFTVRLPVQNARDPGRE; this is encoded by the coding sequence ATGGATCGCCGGGGGATTGTCCGGACGGTGTCTGTCGGCCTGCTGCTGGCCGCATACGCCCTATTCATGGCGGTGGCCCCATTGCGGGGAATTGCCGCGCATCTGCCTTATCTTCCGATCGTGTTGAGCGGTCTGTGGTGGGGACGCCGCAGCCTGGCAATCGCCGGCATCGCCGTCGGCATGATGTTCGTCGCGGAAGCACTGGGATGGATCGTGCTGGACGCATGGAGTCTTCCCGGTTATGCGGGCGGATACCTGTTCGTCGCGTGGGGCGTGGGCGTGGCCCGTGAACGCGTCCGCGCGGCCCGCGCCGCCGAGCGCGCCTCCGAAGACAAGTACCGGCAATTGGTCGAGAAGTCGCTGGCGGGGGTGTTCGTGTACCGCGACGACCGGATTCTGTATGCGAACTCGCGGTTCAAGGACATCGTTGGTTTCACGCTGGACGAACTCGCCGGGCGCACATTCTGGGATTTCATCCATGCTGACGACCTGCCGGCGGTCCGCGCGCGGGTCGAACAGCGAAAACAGGGGGACGCCTCGGATCTGCGGTATGAATGCCGACTCAACAGCCGCGACGGGCGCGTCGTGTGGGCGGAAGTTGTGAGTTCCGTCATGGACTACGAAGGCGAAGCGGCCGTGCTCGTCAGCGTGTACGACATCACCGAACGCAAGGAGAACGAGGAAAAACAACGGGAGTTGTCGAAACTCGCCCGCAAACAGGAGGAACAATTGGTCCACTCGACGCGGCTGGCCGAGATGGGCGAGATGGCCGCGGGCGTCGCCCACGAACTGAACCAGCCGCTGACCGGCATCAAGAACTACGCCCGCAATGCGACGTTCATGATCGAAGAGGGCGGCGCGAACCTGGACGACATCAAGGAAAATCTGCGCATGATCGCGGGCCAGGTGGATCGCGCATCGAAAATCATCAACCAGATGCGTGAAATGGCGCGGCGGACGGAACGGCTGTTTGCCCCCGTTGACGTCAATCGCACGCTGCGCGAGAGCGTCGAATTCGTCATGCCCCAGTTGAAACTGTCGGGCGTCGAGACCGTGTTCGACCTCGCGCCGGATCTTCCAGACGTCATGGGCGACCGCATTCGCCTCGAGCAAGTATTTCTGAATCTGCTGACGAACGCGCGGCACGCCATGGAAGAGTCGCCCGATCGGACGTTGACCATCCGGACGCGGCACGATCCCGGCGCGCGGTGGCCGGTCGTCGTCGAAATCGCCGACACCGGCAAAGGTTTCGCCCCCGACGTGGCCGAGCGCCTTTTCACGCCGTTCTTCACCACCAAGCAAACCAGCCACGGCACGGGTCTGGGACTTTCGATATCGTTGGGCATCGTCAAGGATCATCAGGGCATGATCGAGGCCACCGGTTCGGAGGGAAAGGGCGCGGTCTTTACCGTGCGTCTCCCCGTGCAAAACGCGCGGGATCCGGGCCGGGAGTGA
- the thrC gene encoding threonine synthase — protein sequence MPHFFLICHGCGAEADISDSVACAACGEPMSILVHTRPPDSVFHARPDSMWTYAEALPIAPDCIVSLGEGATPLVDAPRMAARIGAERLWFKNEMANPTGSFKDRQISVGIAHARALGMDTVAVVSSGNVACAAAAYAARAGMRAIVFAHGHAAAGKLAQAAAYGGHVIRVDTPSAQAVFDLCIEACRVFGWYHLSTAGMYEPFNVEGAKTIAYELYRQTNGDLPEWIVAPVGGGGLLGGVWRGFLDLQRWGLLEQIPRLAGAQASGCAPLKKAIEGGTPFLETLRDPWPNPKTVAGGIADDILFDGHTVLPALRTTGGMALAVDDDAILAGQCELAETEGLLCEPTSAVVVAALGPLLAAHPRARMACILTGSGMKDLAALADRLPPFPVIPPSLDALRNIV from the coding sequence ATGCCGCATTTTTTCCTGATCTGTCATGGCTGCGGCGCGGAAGCGGACATATCCGATTCCGTGGCCTGCGCGGCGTGCGGCGAGCCGATGAGCATTCTTGTCCACACGCGGCCGCCGGACAGCGTGTTCCACGCGCGGCCCGATAGCATGTGGACATACGCGGAAGCCTTGCCCATTGCGCCGGATTGCATCGTGTCGCTGGGGGAAGGCGCGACGCCGCTGGTTGATGCGCCGCGCATGGCCGCGCGCATCGGCGCTGAACGCCTATGGTTCAAGAATGAGATGGCGAATCCGACCGGATCGTTCAAGGATCGCCAGATTTCCGTCGGAATCGCCCATGCGCGCGCATTGGGCATGGACACCGTCGCGGTCGTGTCATCGGGCAACGTGGCCTGCGCCGCGGCGGCCTACGCGGCCCGGGCCGGCATGCGCGCGATCGTCTTCGCGCACGGCCACGCGGCGGCGGGAAAACTCGCTCAGGCGGCGGCCTATGGCGGCCACGTCATTCGCGTTGATACGCCGTCGGCCCAAGCCGTTTTCGATCTGTGCATCGAGGCGTGCCGCGTCTTTGGCTGGTATCACCTTTCGACGGCGGGAATGTACGAGCCGTTCAATGTCGAAGGCGCGAAAACCATCGCCTACGAATTGTACCGGCAGACCAACGGCGATCTGCCCGAATGGATCGTCGCGCCCGTCGGCGGCGGCGGACTGCTCGGCGGCGTCTGGCGCGGGTTCCTCGACCTCCAGCGATGGGGCCTTCTGGAGCAGATTCCGCGTCTCGCAGGCGCGCAAGCGTCCGGCTGCGCCCCGCTCAAGAAGGCCATCGAGGGCGGTACGCCCTTTCTCGAAACGTTGCGCGACCCGTGGCCCAATCCAAAAACCGTCGCGGGCGGCATCGCCGACGATATCCTCTTCGACGGCCACACGGTCCTTCCCGCACTCCGCACGACCGGCGGCATGGCCCTCGCCGTGGACGACGACGCCATTCTCGCGGGGCAATGCGAACTCGCGGAAACGGAAGGGCTGCTTTGTGAACCGACGTCGGCGGTCGTCGTCGCGGCATTGGGCCCGCTTCTGGCTGCGCATCCCCGCGCGCGGATGGCCTGCATCCTCACCGGCAGCGGCATGAAAGACCTCGCCGCCCTTGCCGACCGCCTGCCGCCGTTCCCCGTCATTCCGCCCAGTCTCGACGCCCTGCGGAACATCGTTTGA
- the hflX gene encoding GTPase HflX, producing MNIGVPGTEASGKLIDIERPPIVETAVLGRLVLPSDSDREVRESLDEMKRLAWTAGADVACTFVQRRARPCPATLIGAGKAAEMKAAVDETGADVVLFDSDLSPGQAVNLEKILGVKVVDRTQLILDIFAQRAQTNEGKHQVELAQLQYMLPRLAGRGSVMRQQGGIGVRGPGEQKLEVDRRVIRRRIQRLEEEIENIRKSRRVQRRRRAEGAIGTVALVGYTNAGKSSLLNALAGADVFVENKLFATLDPRARRCLLPSQREAVLTDTVGFIRRLPHSLVAAFRATLEEVAEAALLLVVADAADPAVGDQIQAVYDVLAEIHAMDKPRIVVFNKADIADRDHLRQLLWGSGTRMAVSAQTGEGLPELLAEVDKQLAADFRCVRLSIPHHEAGVLARIHRTGRILKQEYAGEAVLVEAEIDPSLEWIVAAYRVAEAG from the coding sequence ATGAATATTGGAGTGCCCGGCACGGAAGCATCCGGAAAATTGATAGATATCGAACGGCCGCCCATCGTCGAGACGGCCGTGCTGGGGCGTTTGGTTTTGCCATCCGATTCCGATCGCGAGGTTCGGGAATCGCTGGATGAAATGAAACGGCTCGCATGGACGGCGGGCGCGGATGTCGCATGTACCTTTGTGCAACGCCGCGCGCGGCCGTGTCCGGCGACGCTGATCGGGGCGGGAAAGGCGGCGGAGATGAAGGCGGCGGTGGACGAGACAGGCGCGGACGTCGTCCTGTTCGATTCGGATCTGAGTCCCGGCCAGGCCGTCAACCTGGAGAAAATTCTCGGCGTCAAGGTGGTTGACCGCACCCAGTTGATTCTCGATATTTTTGCGCAGCGCGCGCAAACCAATGAAGGCAAGCACCAGGTCGAACTGGCCCAGCTTCAATACATGCTGCCGCGACTGGCGGGCCGCGGTTCCGTCATGCGTCAGCAGGGCGGCATCGGCGTTCGGGGACCCGGCGAACAGAAACTCGAGGTGGATCGCCGCGTCATTCGCCGGCGGATTCAGCGTCTCGAAGAGGAAATCGAAAACATCCGGAAGAGCCGCCGGGTGCAGCGCCGCCGCCGGGCCGAAGGCGCGATCGGGACGGTCGCGCTCGTCGGCTATACCAATGCGGGCAAATCCTCGTTGCTCAACGCGCTGGCGGGCGCGGACGTGTTTGTCGAAAACAAACTGTTCGCGACGCTGGATCCCCGCGCGCGCCGCTGCCTGCTTCCCAGCCAGCGCGAAGCCGTGTTGACGGACACCGTGGGCTTTATCCGCCGGTTGCCGCATTCGCTCGTGGCGGCGTTCCGGGCGACACTCGAGGAAGTGGCCGAAGCCGCCCTGTTGCTGGTGGTGGCCGACGCGGCGGATCCCGCCGTCGGCGATCAGATCCAGGCGGTGTACGACGTCCTTGCCGAAATCCATGCGATGGACAAGCCGCGCATCGTCGTGTTCAACAAGGCCGATATCGCCGATCGCGACCATCTCCGGCAATTGCTGTGGGGTTCGGGCACGCGCATGGCCGTCTCGGCCCAAACCGGCGAAGGATTGCCCGAACTGCTCGCCGAAGTGGACAAACAGCTGGCGGCGGACTTCCGGTGCGTCCGTCTCAGTATCCCGCACCACGAAGCCGGCGTGCTGGCGCGCATCCATCGCACCGGTCGCATTCTGAAACAGGAATATGCCGGCGAGGCGGTGCTTGTGGAAGCCGAGATCGATCCCTCCCTTGAATGGATTGTGGCCGCGTACCGCGTCGCGGAGGCCGGCTGA
- a CDS encoding manganese efflux pump MntP family protein — translation MSLWVVLGIAVGLAMDTLAVAIGASVMLRGVTRRQVFRFAFHFGLFQAIMPVIGWAAGIRFVGYIAHWDHWIAFALLGFVGGKAIAGAWAEDEEETPAAPRADPTRGWSLIVLSVATSIDALAVGLSFAVLDMAIWVPVAIIGVVTALITMTGMLVGSRLGSRFGKRIEIMGGLILIGIGVKILIQHLVQG, via the coding sequence ATGAGCCTGTGGGTGGTTTTGGGGATCGCGGTCGGGCTGGCGATGGACACGCTTGCCGTGGCCATCGGCGCCAGCGTGATGCTGCGCGGTGTGACCCGGCGGCAGGTATTCCGCTTCGCCTTTCACTTCGGCCTGTTCCAGGCGATAATGCCGGTCATCGGCTGGGCGGCGGGCATTCGGTTTGTCGGCTATATCGCTCATTGGGATCACTGGATTGCCTTTGCGCTGCTCGGGTTCGTGGGCGGCAAGGCGATTGCCGGCGCATGGGCCGAAGACGAAGAGGAAACGCCCGCGGCGCCGCGCGCGGATCCGACCCGCGGATGGAGCCTGATCGTGCTGTCCGTCGCGACGAGCATAGACGCGCTGGCCGTCGGCCTGAGTTTCGCGGTGCTCGACATGGCCATCTGGGTTCCCGTGGCGATTATCGGCGTGGTGACGGCGCTGATTACCATGACCGGCATGTTGGTGGGAAGCCGTCTCGGTTCGCGTTTCGGCAAGCGCATCGAAATCATGGGCGGACTGATTCTGATAGGCATCGGAGTGAAAATTCTGATTCAGCACCTTGTGCAAGGTTGA